From the Thunnus albacares chromosome 24, fThuAlb1.1, whole genome shotgun sequence genome, one window contains:
- the n6amt1 gene encoding methyltransferase N6AMT1, translating into MSTSYPTPIYSHAGRGDFRDVYEPAEDSFLLIDALEKDAERLQQMSPCVCLEVGSGSGVVSAFLASLVGSSASYLCTDVNHAAAQCTAKTASCNSVSLQPVITDLVECLLPRLSGKVDVLLFNPPYVVTPSDEVGSTGIEAAWAGGKRGREVTDRFLPLVSKLLSSKGLFYLITIAENDPEEILQLLGKHGLRGESCLSTRAGNERLSVLRFHRSQQT; encoded by the exons ATGTCCACAAGCTACCCCACTCCCATTTACAGTCACGCTGGACGAGGAGACTTCAGAGATGTGTACGAGCCGGCGGAGGACTCTTTCTTGTTAATTGATGCTCTGGAGAAAGACGCAGAGAGGCTGCAACAGATGAG cccatgtgtgtgtttggaggtcGGCAGCGGCTCAGGAGTGGTGTCTGCATTCTTGGCATCCCTTGTTGGATCTTCAGCTTCATATCT TTGCACTGATGTGAATCATGCAGCAGCACAGTGCACAGCAAAGACAGCCTCCTGTAACAGTGTTTCACTACAGCCAGTCATCACAGACCTG GTGGAGTGCCTCTTACCCCGGCTAAGTGGAAAAGTGGACGTTCTCCTATTCAACCCTCCCTATGTGGTCACACCTTCAGATGAG GTTGGGAGTACAGGCATTGAAGCTGCCTGGGCTGGCGGGAAGCGAGGCCGAGAGGTGACTGACAGATTTCTGCCTCTGGTGTCAAAGTTGCTGTCCAGTAAAGGGCTGTTTTACCTCATTACCATTGCTGAGAATGATCCAG AGGAGATCCTCCAATTACTGGGCAAACATGGTTTGAGAGGAGAGTCGTGCTTGTCTACAAGAGCTGGAAATGAAAGGCTGTCTGTCCTGCGCTTCCACAGGAGCCAACAAACGTGA